Proteins encoded in a region of the Raphanus sativus cultivar WK10039 chromosome 8, ASM80110v3, whole genome shotgun sequence genome:
- the LOC130498704 gene encoding non-specific lipid transfer protein GPI-anchored 1-like — MKGFYFHLFLVTMTVVASISAATPAAPAGGGSLLDECSKDIQTVTLCLDFATGKAPNPSKKCCDAIEGIKEKDPKCLCFLIQQAKSGGQAFKDLGIQEAKLIQLPTSCQLHNASISNCPKLLGILPSSPEAAVFTTSNATSTTPSAPGGTSPATPAMSSEKAGSASIKDGHAVMALAVASMTVSFLSTLPWMGLA; from the exons ATGAAGGGTTTCTACTTTCACCTCTTCCTAGTAACCATGACGGTCGTTGCCTCCATCTCCGCTGCTACACCGGCGGCTCCGGCGGGAGGAGGATCTTTGTTAGACGAATGTAGCAAAGATATTCAAACGGTGACTTTGTGTTTGGATTTCGCGACAGGGAAGGCACCAAATCCATCTAAGAAGTGTTGTGACGCTATCGAAGGAATAAAAGAGAAAGATCCAAAGTGTTTGTGTTTCTTGATTCAACAAGCCAAGTCAGGAGGACAAGCTTTTAAGGATCTTGGTATTCAAGAAGCCAAACTCATTCAACTTCCAACTTCTTGTCAGCTCCACAACGCTAGCATCTCCAACTGTCCAA AACTCCTCGGGATTTTGCCAAGCTCACCAGAGGCAGCCGTATTCACAACAAGCAATGCCACCTCAACAACACCGTCTGCACCGGGAGGAACGTCTCCAGCAACTCCAGCGATGTCTAGCGAGAAAGCAGGATCAGCTTCCATAAAAGATGGCCACGCCGTAATGGCTCTAGCCGTCGCTTCGATGACCGTCTCCTTCCTCTCGACCTTGCCTTGGATGGGTTTGGCCTAG
- the LOC108822725 gene encoding uncharacterized protein LOC108822725 isoform X2, with the protein MAASNRSTTTTNSSPPTGSDKSVLQHQDTNSSFLRPLCGTTTAFSASSNTDSFHIGGYENAADILSFEEVYPVCTSSNGMRYDDMFYHGNDVPSDFQRPSNSTRYQPLPQYYSVGDLYADDARSYFAPFHSSNQQYPLPEPTHVSPESLMSQWNEINSLEIDYIMRSTGNLGLRNSNKFGLKLNPFTGPVASSTRRSMNHQYPSYVDQSANDFDMGSPRRFDFEESAASLSYREQVYNQCRRASFSAYSSSSSPRPTCELDYNNLSPLDESRSGSCSDFYHRPAISDLLTERKRGPRALRPNGKSKMITDGDAGRFCQQDLLLLSKFRDDAKFFVIKSYSEDNVYKSMKYCVWASTKNGNKKLDAAYREAKTKEVACSVFLLFSVNASAQFCGVAEMVGPVDFETSVEYWQQDRWSGHFPVKWLIVKDVPNSLFRHIIIEDNDNKPVTNSRDTQEVGLEQGREMLNIFDSCEMRSSILDDFSFYEERQRAIQDRKARQQRAVLENLRASGPAAHHTSSLHEDYVREMTKSFAEALVLQHKLN; encoded by the exons ATGGCCGCTTCTAACCGaagcaccaccaccaccaactcTTCTCCTCCCActg GTTCAGACAAGAGTGTTCTCCAACATCAG GACACGAATAGCAGCTTTCTTCGCCCTTTGTGTGGTACTACTACTGCTTTTTCTGCAAGTTCTAACACAGACTCATTTCACATCGGAG GCTATGAAAACGCAGCTGATATTCTAAGCTTTGAAGAAGTCTATCCTGTGTGTACATCATCTAAC GGCATGAGATATGACGACATGTTTTACCATGGTAACGATGTACCATCTGACTTTCAGAGGCCATCTAATTCCACCAGATATCAACCGTTGCCACAGTACTATAGTGTTGGTGACCTCTATGCTGATGATGCAAGAAGCTATTTCGCTCCTTTTCACTCATCAAACCAACAGTATCCACTCCCAGAACCTACTCATGTTTCTCCAGAGTCTCTCATGTCTCAGTGGAACGAGATAAACAGTTTAGAGATTGATTACATAATGCGCTCTACCGGAAATCTTGGCTTAAGAAATAGTAATAAATTTGGTCTTAAACTCAACCCCTTCACTGGACCAGTGGCATCATCCACCAGAAGAAGTATGAATCATCAATATCCTAGCTATGTGGACCAATCTGCAAATGATTTTGATATG GGTTCACCACGTCGATTTGATTTTGAAGAATCCGCTGCAAGCTTAAGTTACAGAGAGCAAGTTTACAACCAATGCAGAAGAGCCTCTTTCTCtgcttattcttcttcttcttctcctagaCCGACTTGCGAGCTTGATTATAATAACCTGTCACCACTTGATGAATCAAGAAGTGGAAGCTGCAGCGACTTCTACCATCGCCCCGCTATCTCTGATCTGCTTACCGAGAGAAAGAGAGGGCCTAGGGCCTTGAGACCAAACGGTAAAAGCAAAATGATCACTGATGGTGACGCTGGTCGTTTTTGTCAACAAGATCTGCTGCTGCTCTCCAAGTTCAGGGACGACGCAAAGTTCTTCGTTATTAAGTCGTATAGCGAGGATAACGTCTACAAGAGCATGAAGTATTGCGTTTGGGCAAGCACTAAAAACGGAAACAAGAAGCTGGATGCTGCCTATCGTGAAGCCAAGACTAAAGAAGTGGCGTGCTCGGTCTTTCTTTTGTTCTCG gtGAATGCAAGTGCACAGTTTTGTGGAGTGGCAGAGATGGTTGGACCGGTTGATTTCGAGACAAGTGTGGAGTACTGGCAACAGGATAGATGGTCTGGACACTTCCCGGTCAAATGGCTGATCGTTAAAGATGTTCCCAACAGTCTCTTTCGTCACATCATAATTGAAGACAATGACAATAAGCCTGTCACTAACAGTAGAGACACCCAAGAG GTGGGGCTGGAACAAGGCAGAGAGATGTTGAATATATTCGATAGCTGTGAGATGCGTTCTTCGATCCTCGACGACTTTAGCTTCTATGAAGAGAGGCAGAGAGCTATACAAGACAGAAAAGCCAGACAACAACGTGCTGTTCTTGAAAATCTCAGAGCCTCTGGTCCAGCAGCACATCACACAAGTTCTCTCCATGAAGACTATGTAAGGGAAATGACCAAGAGCTTTGCAGAAGCTTTGGTCTTGCAACACAAACTCAAttaa
- the LOC108822725 gene encoding uncharacterized protein LOC108822725 isoform X3: MAASNRSTTTTNSSPPTGSDKSVLQHQILQDTNSSFLRPLCGTTTAFSASSNTDSFHIGGYENAADILSFEEVYPGMRYDDMFYHGNDVPSDFQRPSNSTRYQPLPQYYSVGDLYADDARSYFAPFHSSNQQYPLPEPTHVSPESLMSQWNEINSLEIDYIMRSTGNLGLRNSNKFGLKLNPFTGPVASSTRRSMNHQYPSYVDQSANDFDMGSPRRFDFEESAASLSYREQVYNQCRRASFSAYSSSSSPRPTCELDYNNLSPLDESRSGSCSDFYHRPAISDLLTERKRGPRALRPNGKSKMITDGDAGRFCQQDLLLLSKFRDDAKFFVIKSYSEDNVYKSMKYCVWASTKNGNKKLDAAYREAKTKEVACSVFLLFSVNASAQFCGVAEMVGPVDFETSVEYWQQDRWSGHFPVKWLIVKDVPNSLFRHIIIEDNDNKPVTNSRDTQEVGLEQGREMLNIFDSCEMRSSILDDFSFYEERQRAIQDRKARQQRAVLENLRASGPAAHHTSSLHEDYVREMTKSFAEALVLQHKLN; encoded by the exons ATGGCCGCTTCTAACCGaagcaccaccaccaccaactcTTCTCCTCCCActg GTTCAGACAAGAGTGTTCTCCAACATCAG ATTTTGCAGGACACGAATAGCAGCTTTCTTCGCCCTTTGTGTGGTACTACTACTGCTTTTTCTGCAAGTTCTAACACAGACTCATTTCACATCGGAG GCTATGAAAACGCAGCTGATATTCTAAGCTTTGAAGAAGTCTATCCT GGCATGAGATATGACGACATGTTTTACCATGGTAACGATGTACCATCTGACTTTCAGAGGCCATCTAATTCCACCAGATATCAACCGTTGCCACAGTACTATAGTGTTGGTGACCTCTATGCTGATGATGCAAGAAGCTATTTCGCTCCTTTTCACTCATCAAACCAACAGTATCCACTCCCAGAACCTACTCATGTTTCTCCAGAGTCTCTCATGTCTCAGTGGAACGAGATAAACAGTTTAGAGATTGATTACATAATGCGCTCTACCGGAAATCTTGGCTTAAGAAATAGTAATAAATTTGGTCTTAAACTCAACCCCTTCACTGGACCAGTGGCATCATCCACCAGAAGAAGTATGAATCATCAATATCCTAGCTATGTGGACCAATCTGCAAATGATTTTGATATG GGTTCACCACGTCGATTTGATTTTGAAGAATCCGCTGCAAGCTTAAGTTACAGAGAGCAAGTTTACAACCAATGCAGAAGAGCCTCTTTCTCtgcttattcttcttcttcttctcctagaCCGACTTGCGAGCTTGATTATAATAACCTGTCACCACTTGATGAATCAAGAAGTGGAAGCTGCAGCGACTTCTACCATCGCCCCGCTATCTCTGATCTGCTTACCGAGAGAAAGAGAGGGCCTAGGGCCTTGAGACCAAACGGTAAAAGCAAAATGATCACTGATGGTGACGCTGGTCGTTTTTGTCAACAAGATCTGCTGCTGCTCTCCAAGTTCAGGGACGACGCAAAGTTCTTCGTTATTAAGTCGTATAGCGAGGATAACGTCTACAAGAGCATGAAGTATTGCGTTTGGGCAAGCACTAAAAACGGAAACAAGAAGCTGGATGCTGCCTATCGTGAAGCCAAGACTAAAGAAGTGGCGTGCTCGGTCTTTCTTTTGTTCTCG gtGAATGCAAGTGCACAGTTTTGTGGAGTGGCAGAGATGGTTGGACCGGTTGATTTCGAGACAAGTGTGGAGTACTGGCAACAGGATAGATGGTCTGGACACTTCCCGGTCAAATGGCTGATCGTTAAAGATGTTCCCAACAGTCTCTTTCGTCACATCATAATTGAAGACAATGACAATAAGCCTGTCACTAACAGTAGAGACACCCAAGAG GTGGGGCTGGAACAAGGCAGAGAGATGTTGAATATATTCGATAGCTGTGAGATGCGTTCTTCGATCCTCGACGACTTTAGCTTCTATGAAGAGAGGCAGAGAGCTATACAAGACAGAAAAGCCAGACAACAACGTGCTGTTCTTGAAAATCTCAGAGCCTCTGGTCCAGCAGCACATCACACAAGTTCTCTCCATGAAGACTATGTAAGGGAAATGACCAAGAGCTTTGCAGAAGCTTTGGTCTTGCAACACAAACTCAAttaa
- the LOC108822725 gene encoding uncharacterized protein LOC108822725 isoform X1, producing MAASNRSTTTTNSSPPTGSDKSVLQHQILQDTNSSFLRPLCGTTTAFSASSNTDSFHIGGYENAADILSFEEVYPVCTSSNGMRYDDMFYHGNDVPSDFQRPSNSTRYQPLPQYYSVGDLYADDARSYFAPFHSSNQQYPLPEPTHVSPESLMSQWNEINSLEIDYIMRSTGNLGLRNSNKFGLKLNPFTGPVASSTRRSMNHQYPSYVDQSANDFDMGSPRRFDFEESAASLSYREQVYNQCRRASFSAYSSSSSPRPTCELDYNNLSPLDESRSGSCSDFYHRPAISDLLTERKRGPRALRPNGKSKMITDGDAGRFCQQDLLLLSKFRDDAKFFVIKSYSEDNVYKSMKYCVWASTKNGNKKLDAAYREAKTKEVACSVFLLFSVNASAQFCGVAEMVGPVDFETSVEYWQQDRWSGHFPVKWLIVKDVPNSLFRHIIIEDNDNKPVTNSRDTQEVGLEQGREMLNIFDSCEMRSSILDDFSFYEERQRAIQDRKARQQRAVLENLRASGPAAHHTSSLHEDYVREMTKSFAEALVLQHKLN from the exons ATGGCCGCTTCTAACCGaagcaccaccaccaccaactcTTCTCCTCCCActg GTTCAGACAAGAGTGTTCTCCAACATCAG ATTTTGCAGGACACGAATAGCAGCTTTCTTCGCCCTTTGTGTGGTACTACTACTGCTTTTTCTGCAAGTTCTAACACAGACTCATTTCACATCGGAG GCTATGAAAACGCAGCTGATATTCTAAGCTTTGAAGAAGTCTATCCTGTGTGTACATCATCTAAC GGCATGAGATATGACGACATGTTTTACCATGGTAACGATGTACCATCTGACTTTCAGAGGCCATCTAATTCCACCAGATATCAACCGTTGCCACAGTACTATAGTGTTGGTGACCTCTATGCTGATGATGCAAGAAGCTATTTCGCTCCTTTTCACTCATCAAACCAACAGTATCCACTCCCAGAACCTACTCATGTTTCTCCAGAGTCTCTCATGTCTCAGTGGAACGAGATAAACAGTTTAGAGATTGATTACATAATGCGCTCTACCGGAAATCTTGGCTTAAGAAATAGTAATAAATTTGGTCTTAAACTCAACCCCTTCACTGGACCAGTGGCATCATCCACCAGAAGAAGTATGAATCATCAATATCCTAGCTATGTGGACCAATCTGCAAATGATTTTGATATG GGTTCACCACGTCGATTTGATTTTGAAGAATCCGCTGCAAGCTTAAGTTACAGAGAGCAAGTTTACAACCAATGCAGAAGAGCCTCTTTCTCtgcttattcttcttcttcttctcctagaCCGACTTGCGAGCTTGATTATAATAACCTGTCACCACTTGATGAATCAAGAAGTGGAAGCTGCAGCGACTTCTACCATCGCCCCGCTATCTCTGATCTGCTTACCGAGAGAAAGAGAGGGCCTAGGGCCTTGAGACCAAACGGTAAAAGCAAAATGATCACTGATGGTGACGCTGGTCGTTTTTGTCAACAAGATCTGCTGCTGCTCTCCAAGTTCAGGGACGACGCAAAGTTCTTCGTTATTAAGTCGTATAGCGAGGATAACGTCTACAAGAGCATGAAGTATTGCGTTTGGGCAAGCACTAAAAACGGAAACAAGAAGCTGGATGCTGCCTATCGTGAAGCCAAGACTAAAGAAGTGGCGTGCTCGGTCTTTCTTTTGTTCTCG gtGAATGCAAGTGCACAGTTTTGTGGAGTGGCAGAGATGGTTGGACCGGTTGATTTCGAGACAAGTGTGGAGTACTGGCAACAGGATAGATGGTCTGGACACTTCCCGGTCAAATGGCTGATCGTTAAAGATGTTCCCAACAGTCTCTTTCGTCACATCATAATTGAAGACAATGACAATAAGCCTGTCACTAACAGTAGAGACACCCAAGAG GTGGGGCTGGAACAAGGCAGAGAGATGTTGAATATATTCGATAGCTGTGAGATGCGTTCTTCGATCCTCGACGACTTTAGCTTCTATGAAGAGAGGCAGAGAGCTATACAAGACAGAAAAGCCAGACAACAACGTGCTGTTCTTGAAAATCTCAGAGCCTCTGGTCCAGCAGCACATCACACAAGTTCTCTCCATGAAGACTATGTAAGGGAAATGACCAAGAGCTTTGCAGAAGCTTTGGTCTTGCAACACAAACTCAAttaa
- the LOC108822725 gene encoding YTH domain-containing protein ECT4 isoform X4: MRYDDMFYHGNDVPSDFQRPSNSTRYQPLPQYYSVGDLYADDARSYFAPFHSSNQQYPLPEPTHVSPESLMSQWNEINSLEIDYIMRSTGNLGLRNSNKFGLKLNPFTGPVASSTRRSMNHQYPSYVDQSANDFDMGSPRRFDFEESAASLSYREQVYNQCRRASFSAYSSSSSPRPTCELDYNNLSPLDESRSGSCSDFYHRPAISDLLTERKRGPRALRPNGKSKMITDGDAGRFCQQDLLLLSKFRDDAKFFVIKSYSEDNVYKSMKYCVWASTKNGNKKLDAAYREAKTKEVACSVFLLFSVNASAQFCGVAEMVGPVDFETSVEYWQQDRWSGHFPVKWLIVKDVPNSLFRHIIIEDNDNKPVTNSRDTQEVGLEQGREMLNIFDSCEMRSSILDDFSFYEERQRAIQDRKARQQRAVLENLRASGPAAHHTSSLHEDYVREMTKSFAEALVLQHKLN, encoded by the exons ATGAGATATGACGACATGTTTTACCATGGTAACGATGTACCATCTGACTTTCAGAGGCCATCTAATTCCACCAGATATCAACCGTTGCCACAGTACTATAGTGTTGGTGACCTCTATGCTGATGATGCAAGAAGCTATTTCGCTCCTTTTCACTCATCAAACCAACAGTATCCACTCCCAGAACCTACTCATGTTTCTCCAGAGTCTCTCATGTCTCAGTGGAACGAGATAAACAGTTTAGAGATTGATTACATAATGCGCTCTACCGGAAATCTTGGCTTAAGAAATAGTAATAAATTTGGTCTTAAACTCAACCCCTTCACTGGACCAGTGGCATCATCCACCAGAAGAAGTATGAATCATCAATATCCTAGCTATGTGGACCAATCTGCAAATGATTTTGATATG GGTTCACCACGTCGATTTGATTTTGAAGAATCCGCTGCAAGCTTAAGTTACAGAGAGCAAGTTTACAACCAATGCAGAAGAGCCTCTTTCTCtgcttattcttcttcttcttctcctagaCCGACTTGCGAGCTTGATTATAATAACCTGTCACCACTTGATGAATCAAGAAGTGGAAGCTGCAGCGACTTCTACCATCGCCCCGCTATCTCTGATCTGCTTACCGAGAGAAAGAGAGGGCCTAGGGCCTTGAGACCAAACGGTAAAAGCAAAATGATCACTGATGGTGACGCTGGTCGTTTTTGTCAACAAGATCTGCTGCTGCTCTCCAAGTTCAGGGACGACGCAAAGTTCTTCGTTATTAAGTCGTATAGCGAGGATAACGTCTACAAGAGCATGAAGTATTGCGTTTGGGCAAGCACTAAAAACGGAAACAAGAAGCTGGATGCTGCCTATCGTGAAGCCAAGACTAAAGAAGTGGCGTGCTCGGTCTTTCTTTTGTTCTCG gtGAATGCAAGTGCACAGTTTTGTGGAGTGGCAGAGATGGTTGGACCGGTTGATTTCGAGACAAGTGTGGAGTACTGGCAACAGGATAGATGGTCTGGACACTTCCCGGTCAAATGGCTGATCGTTAAAGATGTTCCCAACAGTCTCTTTCGTCACATCATAATTGAAGACAATGACAATAAGCCTGTCACTAACAGTAGAGACACCCAAGAG GTGGGGCTGGAACAAGGCAGAGAGATGTTGAATATATTCGATAGCTGTGAGATGCGTTCTTCGATCCTCGACGACTTTAGCTTCTATGAAGAGAGGCAGAGAGCTATACAAGACAGAAAAGCCAGACAACAACGTGCTGTTCTTGAAAATCTCAGAGCCTCTGGTCCAGCAGCACATCACACAAGTTCTCTCCATGAAGACTATGTAAGGGAAATGACCAAGAGCTTTGCAGAAGCTTTGGTCTTGCAACACAAACTCAAttaa